A single genomic interval of Camelus bactrianus isolate YW-2024 breed Bactrian camel chromosome 15, ASM4877302v1, whole genome shotgun sequence harbors:
- the PKDCC gene encoding extracellular tyrosine-protein kinase PKDCC isoform X1, which translates to MRRRRAVVAAGFCASFLLGSVLNVLFAPGSEPPRPGQSPGPSPAPGPSRRGGRGELARQIRARYEEVQRYSRGGPGPGAGRPERRRLMDLAPGGPGLQRPRPPRARPLPDGAPGWPPAPGPGSPGPGPRLGCAALRNVSGAQYVGSGYTKAVYRVRLPGGAAVALKAVDFSGHDLGSCVREFGARRGCYRLAAHKLLKEMVLLERLRHPNVLQLYGYCYQDSEDIPDTLTTITELGAPVEMIQLLQTSWEDRFRICLSLGRLLHHLAHSPLGSVTLLDFRPRQFVLVDGELKVTDLDDARVEETPCSGSADCILEFPARNFTLPCSAQGWCEAMNEKRNLYNAYRFFFTYLLPHSAPPSLRPLLDSIVNATGELTWGVDETLAQLEKVLHLYRSGQYLQNSTAGSRAEYQRLPDSTVPQEDYRCWPSYHHGSCLLSVFNLAEAVDICESHAQCRAFVVTNQTTWTGRQLVFFKTGWSHMVPDPSKTTYVRASG; encoded by the exons aTGCGGCGCCGGCGGGCGGTGGTGGCCGCGGGTTTCTGCGCCTCATTCCTGCTGGGCTCGGTCCTCAACGTGCTCTTCGCACCGGGCTCGGAGCCTCCGCGGCCCGGCCAGTCCCCGGGGCCCTCGCCAGCCCCGGGCCCGAGCCGTCGCGGGGGCCGCGGGGAGTTGGCCCGGCAGATCCGAGCGCGCTACGAGGAGGTGCAGCGCTATTCCCGCGGGGGCCCCGGGCCAGGGGCCGGCCGGCCGGAGCGGCGGCGCCTGATGGACCTGGCTCCGGGCGGCCCGGGCCTGCAGCGTCCCCGGCCCCCGCGGGCCCGGCCCCTGCCCGACGGCGCCCCGGGCTGGCCCCCGGCTCCCGGCCCGGGCTCCCCCGGCCCAGGCCCGCGCCTGGGCTGCGCCGCGCTCCGCAACGTGTCCGGAGCACAGTACGTGGGCTCCGGCTACACCAAGGCCGTGTACCGGGTCCGCCTGCCCGGCGGCGCCGCGGTGGCGCTCAAGGCGGTGGACTTCAGCGGCCACGATCTGGGCAGCTGCGTGCGCGAGTTCGGGGCGCGGAGGGGCTGCTATCGGCTGGCGGCGCACAAGCTGCTCAAGGAGATGGTGCTGCTGGAGCGGCTGCGGCACCCCAACGTGCTGCAG CTCTATGGCTACTGCTACCAGGACAGCGAGGACATCCCGGACACTCTGACCACCATCACGGAGCTGGGCGCCCCAGTGGAAATGATCCAGCTGCTGCAGACTTCCTGGGAGGATCGATTCCGA ATCTGCCTGAGCCTGGGCCGCCTTCTCCACCACCTGGCCCACTCCCCGCTGGGCTCCGTCACTCTGCTGGACTTCCGCCCCCGACAGTTTGTGCTGGTGGATGGGGAGCTGAAGGTGACAGATCTGGATGACGCCCGCGTGGAGGAGACGCCGTGTTCAGGCAGCGCCGACTGCATACTCGAGTTCCCAGCCAGGAACTTCACCCTGCCCTGCTCAGCGCAGGGCTGGTGCGAGGCCATGAACGAGAAACGCAACCTCTACAACGCCTACAG GTTTTTCTTCACATACCTCCTGCCCCACAGTGCCCCACCCTCACTACGGCCTCTGCTGGACAGCATTGTCAACGCCACAG GAGAGCTCACCTGGGGTGTGGACGAGACCCTGGCCCAGCTGGAGAAGGTGCTGCACCTGTACCGGAGCGGGCAGTATCTGCAGAACTCCACGGCAGGCAGCAGAGCGG AGTACCAGCGCCTCCCAGACAGTACCGTCCCCCAGGAAGACTACCGCTGCTGGCCATCCTACCACCACGGAAGCTGCCTCCTGTCAGTGTTCAACCTGGCTGAGGCTGTGGACATTTGTGAGAGCCATGCCCAGTGCCGGGCTTTCGTGGTCACCAATCAGACCACCTGGACAG GCCGGCAACTGGTCTTTTTCAAGACAGGATGGAGCCACATGGTCCCTGATCCCAGCAAGACCACATACGTGAGGGCCTCTGGCTGA
- the PKDCC gene encoding extracellular tyrosine-protein kinase PKDCC isoform X2 has product MRRRRAVVAAGFCASFLLGSVLNVLFAPGSEPPRPGQSPGPSPAPGPSRRGGRGELARQIRARYEEVQRYSRGGPGPGAGRPERRRLMDLAPGGPGLQRPRPPRARPLPDGAPGWPPAPGPGSPGPGPRLGCAALRNVSGAQYVGSGYTKAVYRVRLPGGAAVALKAVDFSGHDLGSCVREFGARRGCYRLAAHKLLKEMVLLERLRHPNVLQLYGYCYQDSEDIPDTLTTITELGAPVEMIQLLQTSWEDRFRICLSLGRLLHHLAHSPLGSVTLLDFRPRQFVLVDGELKVTDLDDARVEETPCSGSADCILEFPARNFTLPCSAQGWCEAMNEKRNLYNAYRFFFTYLLPHSAPPSLRPLLDSIVNATGELTWGVDETLAQLEKVLHLYRSGQYLQNSTAGSRAGPGGSGTRGQL; this is encoded by the exons aTGCGGCGCCGGCGGGCGGTGGTGGCCGCGGGTTTCTGCGCCTCATTCCTGCTGGGCTCGGTCCTCAACGTGCTCTTCGCACCGGGCTCGGAGCCTCCGCGGCCCGGCCAGTCCCCGGGGCCCTCGCCAGCCCCGGGCCCGAGCCGTCGCGGGGGCCGCGGGGAGTTGGCCCGGCAGATCCGAGCGCGCTACGAGGAGGTGCAGCGCTATTCCCGCGGGGGCCCCGGGCCAGGGGCCGGCCGGCCGGAGCGGCGGCGCCTGATGGACCTGGCTCCGGGCGGCCCGGGCCTGCAGCGTCCCCGGCCCCCGCGGGCCCGGCCCCTGCCCGACGGCGCCCCGGGCTGGCCCCCGGCTCCCGGCCCGGGCTCCCCCGGCCCAGGCCCGCGCCTGGGCTGCGCCGCGCTCCGCAACGTGTCCGGAGCACAGTACGTGGGCTCCGGCTACACCAAGGCCGTGTACCGGGTCCGCCTGCCCGGCGGCGCCGCGGTGGCGCTCAAGGCGGTGGACTTCAGCGGCCACGATCTGGGCAGCTGCGTGCGCGAGTTCGGGGCGCGGAGGGGCTGCTATCGGCTGGCGGCGCACAAGCTGCTCAAGGAGATGGTGCTGCTGGAGCGGCTGCGGCACCCCAACGTGCTGCAG CTCTATGGCTACTGCTACCAGGACAGCGAGGACATCCCGGACACTCTGACCACCATCACGGAGCTGGGCGCCCCAGTGGAAATGATCCAGCTGCTGCAGACTTCCTGGGAGGATCGATTCCGA ATCTGCCTGAGCCTGGGCCGCCTTCTCCACCACCTGGCCCACTCCCCGCTGGGCTCCGTCACTCTGCTGGACTTCCGCCCCCGACAGTTTGTGCTGGTGGATGGGGAGCTGAAGGTGACAGATCTGGATGACGCCCGCGTGGAGGAGACGCCGTGTTCAGGCAGCGCCGACTGCATACTCGAGTTCCCAGCCAGGAACTTCACCCTGCCCTGCTCAGCGCAGGGCTGGTGCGAGGCCATGAACGAGAAACGCAACCTCTACAACGCCTACAG GTTTTTCTTCACATACCTCCTGCCCCACAGTGCCCCACCCTCACTACGGCCTCTGCTGGACAGCATTGTCAACGCCACAG GAGAGCTCACCTGGGGTGTGGACGAGACCCTGGCCCAGCTGGAGAAGGTGCTGCACCTGTACCGGAGCGGGCAGTATCTGCAGAACTCCACGGCAGGCAGCAGAGCGG GGCCAGGAGGAAGTGGGACCAGAGGGCAGCTCTAA